The DNA sequence TGTTGGACCAGGTAAGCGTTTAGAAGATGGTACAAGACTTTCTGTAGATGTTTCTGTAGGTGATCAAGTAGTGTATCAACAATACGCAGGAACTGAAGTGAAACGCGATAAAGAGACATATATTATCCTTGCGGAAGATGATATTTTAGCAGTTATTGAATAATTAAATTAAGATTTATTGATGATATTTAATTGATGGAGGTATATATAAATGGCTAAAGAATTAAAGTTTTCAGAAGATGCACGTCGCTCAATGCTTGCTGGCGTGGATAAATTAGCTAACGCAGTTAAAGTAACATTAGGACCTAAAGGACGTAATGTTGTATTAGATAAAAAATTCACATCACCACTTATTACAAATGATGGTGTAACAATAGCGAAAGAAATAGAATTAGAGAATCCATATGAGAACATGGGTGCTAAATTAGTAGCTGAAGTAGCAAATCAAACAAATGATGTTGCCGGTGACGGTACAACTACTGCAACTGTATTAGCACAAGCTATGATTCAAGAAGGACTTAAAAACGTAACAAGCGGTGCAAACCCTGTTGGTATCCGTGAAGGTATCGATAAAGCAGTTAAAGTCGCTTTAGAAGAATTACGTCAAATTTCACAACCAGTTGAGAAGAAAGAAGAAATCGCACAAGTAGGTTCTATCTCAGCTGCAGATGAAGAAATTGGTAAATTCATTTCTGAAGCTATGGAAAAAGTCGGTAATGACGGTGTTATTACAATTGAAGAATCAAAAGGATTCAGTACTGAACTAGAAGTAGTAGAAGGTATGCAATTCGATAGAGGTTATACTTCTCCATACATGGTTACAGATTCTGATAAAATGATCGCAGAATTAGAAAATCCTTATATCTTAATTACAGATAAGAAGATTTCATCATTCCAAGATGTTTTACCTATATTAGAAAAAATCTTACAAACAAATAGACCAATATTAATCGTTGCAGATGACGTAGAAGGCGACGCATTAACAAACATCGTACTTAACAGATTACGTGGTACATTTACAGCTGTAGCAGTTAAAGCACCAGGATTTGGTGACCGTCGTAAAGCAATGTTAGATGATTTAGCTATCTTAACAGGTGGACAAGTGATTACTGATGATTTAGGACTTGATTTAAAAGAAACTTCACTAGATATGTTAGGTGAAGCAAGTAAAGTACAAGTTACTAAAGATGACACTACAATTGTTGAAGGACAAGGTGACTCAGTAAACATCGATGCACGTGTTGGACAAATTAAAGCACAAATCGAAGAAACAACTTCAGACTTTGACCGTACAAAATTACAAGAACGTTTAGCTAAATTAGCTGGAGGCGTTGCAGTAATTAAAGTAGGTGCAGCAACTGAAACTGAATTAAAAGAACGTAAATTAAGAATTGAAGATGCATTAAACTCTACAAGAGCAGCAGTTGAAGAAGGTATTGTTGCAGGTGGTGGTACTGCATTAGTATCAATTTATAATAAAGTTGCAGAAGTAGAAGCTAAAGGCGACGTTAAAACAGGTGTAAATATTGTATTGAAAGCTTTAGAAGCACCATTACGTCAAATCGTTGAAAATGCAGGATTAGAAGGATCAATTATCGTTGAAAAACTTAAAAATGCAGAAGAAGGCGTTGGATATAACGCAGCAACTGAAGAATGGGTGAACATGTTAGAAGCGGGTATTGTAGACCCAACTAAAGTAACACGTTCAGCGTTACAAAACGCAGCATCAGTTGCAGCTATGTTCTTAACAACAGAAGCTGTAGTAGCAGACATTCCAGCAGACGAACCAGCAGCACCAGATATGGGCGGCATGGGCGGAATGCCAGGTATGATGTAATTAATATCTATCCCCTCATCATTATGATGAGGGGGTTTTTTATGCTGAAATAAACACAAATTGCTAAACGGAGTACATAATCATGATTAGATCTGCAAATAGAAACAAATCCCCTTTATTATTTAAAGGAGGATATTGATTGTTATATTCGCTTTATTGATGAATCAAGATGTGGAACCCATATGTAATATAATGCGATGTTTATATGTTTAATCGATTTTTTTAATTTCCGCACAATTTTTGCAAAACACAGTCGATTCATTTTTTAAATATGCTGTGATTTCAGTATTACCTTTATACATGGGATATCGCATTGTGAGTATAATAGGTTCACCTTTTTCTATTTCTTTCTGACATATTGAGCATTTTTGTTTTTCAAATAAATTGAAGTTCATTTTTATACACCTCTATCTCATAATATTTGTTAATTCTTTTTGGTAAGCATTCTTAGATGGTAGGAACAAAGAGATTATATCAGTCTAATAGTTTCTCAGCTTCACATCCTTATAGAATATATTCGTTTCTTCATTATTTATCTTAGTTATCTTTATAATTAATTATACTATATGATTTAGCATAGTAACTAATGTAATTAGATGAAATTATGAGAGATATCAAATAGAAAAAAAGTCATCAATCTTAACTATAGAACGATATTAGAACCATTACTAAATATAAGAGCATGGAGTAATTAACATATCCATCTCATCATTATGATGAGGGGATATATTTATGCTAAAATAAACATAAATTGGTAAAAAGGAGTACATAATCATGATTAGATCTGCAAATAGAAATGATGCTTCTAAAATTAGTGAGTTAATATATATTATTTGGAATGATATGGAGTTGCCTCTAATTCAAGATAATGATAAGTCAGTTGTGTTAGATGTGATTAAACAAAGTATAGAAGAAGGGCATTATAGAAATTACTTTGAACATATTCATGTGTTTGAAGTTGAAGGGGAAGTTGCTGGTTTCATTAATACTTATGATGGTGGTGATGAAGCGGTTCTTGAAAGTAATTGGAATAAGATTGATTTTAAACAAGATTTTAAATTAGAAGGTACGCCTTTACCTGAAAAAGAAGCGGATCAGGGAGATTTATATATTGAATCTATTGCTGTTTTTTCTGATTATAGAGGGCAAGGTATTGCGTCTAAATTAATTGAGTATATTTTTAATTATGCAAAGGAACAAGGTTTTAAAAATGTTTCATTAAACTGTGAAGTAGAAAATGAAGGTGCGATGAAATTATATAGAAAATTTGGATTCGAACCTAGTTACGATAGGGTACTAAGCGGTCATGATTATAAATATATGATTAAGACTATTTAAAAAATAATATATAATAAAAAAATCTGGCACTTATGTGTCAGATTTTTTATTATATATTTTTCTCGATATTTAAGATTAATTCTTTTCGTTCAATCCCACTTGAATATCCACCAAGTCCACCGTCTGCAGCTATTACTCTATGACATGGAACTAAGATTGTGAGATGATTTTTGCCATTTGCATTTGCGACTGCACGAAATGCTGTCGGTTGTCCTATATTCTCAGCTAATTGTTTATATGAAATCGTTTCGCCGTATGGTATATCACATAACGCTTGCCATACTTTCTGTTGAAAAGGTGTTCCGAAGTTAAATTTTATTGGGACTGTAAACTTGTCTAGCTTACCTTCGAAATATAAATTAAGTTCTTGCTCTAATTGATTTAATACATTATTACTTTCATCTAATATATCTTGGTTTGTTGTACGAATTAAATATGATCTTTCTTTTTCAATATCTGATTTGTTTATAAAATGTAGTAACAATAGGTGTGTTTCATCAGCAATTGCTATCATATTCCCAGCTTTTGTGTTAATTGATTTTTGATATAGACTCATAAAATTCACCTCTTTAAAGAGAGTGTAACATAATTAATAATGGATAACCTTTTTTAAAATGTGGAAAATTTATTACTCATTCTTTATCATTAAAATAAGGAGTGATTTCTATGGACATTATCGCAAGATGTATAGATTTTATCTTTTCGACTTTTTCAAATTGGTATGGCACACCTGTAAATACAAGTAAGATTAAAGGAATGTTTAAAAAACGTTCTAAACAAAATAAAAAAGTAACCTGAGATCGATTTTACGGTCTCAGGTTACTTTTTGCGATTTGCTTTTTTACGATCAGCATTTCTGTTTATAAATGCAGCGATTAAAAATAGGATACATGCTAATGTGAACAATATGCCTGATTGTCCGGAGATTTCCATAATGATACCAATGACAAATGCTACAATAGCTAATCCTACTAATGATTTTGTAATGTTAGACATCTTTTTAGCTCCTTTTCTAAATTTTATTATACCAATGTTTTACAAGTTATCCAAAACATGAAATTGAAAGAAAATAAATGATGAAATTTCGGGAACATACTTTTAATTTTCGTCATTCTCGTCTAGTATAGAGATATCATAACAAGGAAAGAGGATGACTTTCTATGAACCCACTAGCTTTAGAATTGAACGAAGAAATTAAAAAAGAATATCCAGTTTTATTGGAAATGCTTTCTGACTTAGGTAAATCTATTTATTACCCTAAAGGTATATTATCTCAATCAGGTGAAGCGAAAGGTACAAAATATAATGCAACAATTGGTATGGCAACGACTGATGAAGGTATTATGTACACTGATGCTTTATATAATCAGTTTGGTGATCAAGACCCAAGTGATGTATTCCCTTATGCGCCACCTCAAGGAGATGAGAGGTTACGTAATCTTTGGAAGAATAAAATTTTAAATGATAATCCTGATTTAAATGATAAATATATTTCTAAACCAGTTGTAATAAATGCGTTAACACATGGTTTATCATTAGCAGGTGATTTATTTGTAGATGCTGAAGATACAATTATGTTACCTGAGCATAACTGGGGTAACTATAAATTAACGTTTGGTGTTAGACATAGTGGTCAAATTGAAACGTACCAAGCATTTGAAGAAGACGGTAGTTTTACTTTAGAATATTTCAAACGCGCGCTTGAAAATTATAATAAAGAAAAAATTGTATTAGTATTGAATTTCCCTAACAACCCAACAGGCTATACGCCAACAGTTGACGAAGTGAATGAAATGGTTACAGCAATTAAAGAATTGGCTGATAGAAACACGCAAGTCATTGCTATAGTTGATGATGCTTATTATGGATTGTTCTTTGAAGATGTATTTAAACAATCTATATTTACACCACTTACTCAACTTAATCATGAAAATATTATGCCAGTGAAAATTGATGGCGCAACTAAAGAATATTTTGCATGGGGATTCCGTGTAGGATTTTTAACTTTTGGTACTCAAAGTGAATCAATTCAAGAAGCTTTAGTAGCTAAATTAAAAGGCTTAATTAGAAGTAACGTTTCAAGTTGTTCTTTACCAAGTCAAACAGCTGTCGTTCATGCAATGGAAGATCCTTCTTTCCAATCTCAAGTTGATGAAAATATTAATATCTTAAAAGAAAGATATGAAGTGACGAAAGAAGTAGCATATCGTGAAGAATATAAAGCACTTTGGACACCTTATGCATTTAATTCAGGTTACTTTATGTCTGTTAAATTAAAAGACATAGATCCAGAAGAATTAAGATTACATTTAATTAAAGAATATAGCATTGGAATTATTGCTTTAAATAAAACAGATATTCGTATTGCATTCAGTTGCATTGAGAAATCAGATATCGAATACGTATTTGAAACAATTGCAAAAGCGATTCATGATTTAAAATAAGAGTGAACAATAGAGTGTGTATATCAAGTGGATATACACACTCTATTTTTTTATGTTATAAAATGTTGTTATGTTAATATATTGATTATGGGATTATACAATTCTGCCATTACTCATCTGGATTATAATTATAAGTTTTATCGTTCCTAATACGATTCAATATTTAGATAAACTATATGAATTGAGTGGATTTAATTCTACATTCTTTTACAAATATGATAGCATGATATATTTAGTTGCGTCAGTAATGTTATTTATATGTGCTTATATTATAGCTATTAGAAAAGCAACTAAAAGTACAATTACAATTTAAAAGAGGTGAATCATTTTGAAATTAACACAAATTCAGAAATATTATGGGAAACAACACATATTAAAGAGCGTCGATTTTGAATTTGGGGATAGCCAAATTGTTGGTTTAATTGGTAAAAATGGTGTGGGTAAAACGACACTTATGAAAATTATGAACGAAAATATTGTTAAATATGATGGTTCTTTTAATAAAGAAAATGATGTAAAAGTAGGTTACTTAATTGAAAATCCGAAACTTTATTTAAATAAAACGGGCTATTATAATTTAAATTTATTTAGAAGTGTTTTAGGTAACAATGTTGATGATAAGTATATTAATGAATTAATCGAATCTTTCGGTATTAAACCTTACATTAATAAAAAAGTTAAAAAATACTCTATGGGTATGAAGCAAAAGCTTTCGATCGCTGTTGCTTTAATGAACAAGCCTCAATATTTAATATTGGATGA is a window from the Mammaliicoccus sp. Marseille-Q6498 genome containing:
- the groL gene encoding chaperonin GroEL (60 kDa chaperone family; promotes refolding of misfolded polypeptides especially under stressful conditions; forms two stacked rings of heptamers to form a barrel-shaped 14mer; ends can be capped by GroES; misfolded proteins enter the barrel where they are refolded when GroES binds) → MAKELKFSEDARRSMLAGVDKLANAVKVTLGPKGRNVVLDKKFTSPLITNDGVTIAKEIELENPYENMGAKLVAEVANQTNDVAGDGTTTATVLAQAMIQEGLKNVTSGANPVGIREGIDKAVKVALEELRQISQPVEKKEEIAQVGSISAADEEIGKFISEAMEKVGNDGVITIEESKGFSTELEVVEGMQFDRGYTSPYMVTDSDKMIAELENPYILITDKKISSFQDVLPILEKILQTNRPILIVADDVEGDALTNIVLNRLRGTFTAVAVKAPGFGDRRKAMLDDLAILTGGQVITDDLGLDLKETSLDMLGEASKVQVTKDDTTIVEGQGDSVNIDARVGQIKAQIEETTSDFDRTKLQERLAKLAGGVAVIKVGAATETELKERKLRIEDALNSTRAAVEEGIVAGGGTALVSIYNKVAEVEAKGDVKTGVNIVLKALEAPLRQIVENAGLEGSIIVEKLKNAEEGVGYNAATEEWVNMLEAGIVDPTKVTRSALQNAASVAAMFLTTEAVVADIPADEPAAPDMGGMGGMPGMM
- a CDS encoding ABC transporter ATP-binding protein, with product MKLTQIQKYYGKQHILKSVDFEFGDSQIVGLIGKNGVGKTTLMKIMNENIVKYDGSFNKENDVKVGYLIENPKLYLNKTGYYNLNLFRSVLGNNVDDKYINELIESFGIKPYINKKVKKYSMGMKQKLSIAVALMNKPQYLILDEPTNGMDPDGSIDVLKTIQRVSKELNIKVLISSHKLEDIELICDRTIFMKEGTIVEDYDMKDKSTDVTKFTFEPHQFNEALDVLTMNYKVVSSNKQDGMISVEALQDYYDVLKRLGEKGVYPKFIQNNRISLRDQYFNINKGAEA
- the groES gene encoding co-chaperone GroES produces the protein MLKPLGDRIIIEKTEKEQTTASGIVLTDSAKEQSNEGKVVAVGPGKRLEDGTRLSVDVSVGDQVVYQQYAGTEVKRDKETYIILAEDDILAVIE
- a CDS encoding GNAT family N-acetyltransferase; this translates as MIRSANRNDASKISELIYIIWNDMELPLIQDNDKSVVLDVIKQSIEEGHYRNYFEHIHVFEVEGEVAGFINTYDGGDEAVLESNWNKIDFKQDFKLEGTPLPEKEADQGDLYIESIAVFSDYRGQGIASKLIEYIFNYAKEQGFKNVSLNCEVENEGAMKLYRKFGFEPSYDRVLSGHDYKYMIKTI
- a CDS encoding methylated-DNA--[protein]-cysteine S-methyltransferase; protein product: MSLYQKSINTKAGNMIAIADETHLLLLHFINKSDIEKERSYLIRTTNQDILDESNNVLNQLEQELNLYFEGKLDKFTVPIKFNFGTPFQQKVWQALCDIPYGETISYKQLAENIGQPTAFRAVANANGKNHLTILVPCHRVIAADGGLGGYSSGIERKELILNIEKNI
- a CDS encoding aminotransferase class I/II-fold pyridoxal phosphate-dependent enzyme; this encodes MNPLALELNEEIKKEYPVLLEMLSDLGKSIYYPKGILSQSGEAKGTKYNATIGMATTDEGIMYTDALYNQFGDQDPSDVFPYAPPQGDERLRNLWKNKILNDNPDLNDKYISKPVVINALTHGLSLAGDLFVDAEDTIMLPEHNWGNYKLTFGVRHSGQIETYQAFEEDGSFTLEYFKRALENYNKEKIVLVLNFPNNPTGYTPTVDEVNEMVTAIKELADRNTQVIAIVDDAYYGLFFEDVFKQSIFTPLTQLNHENIMPVKIDGATKEYFAWGFRVGFLTFGTQSESIQEALVAKLKGLIRSNVSSCSLPSQTAVVHAMEDPSFQSQVDENINILKERYEVTKEVAYREEYKALWTPYAFNSGYFMSVKLKDIDPEELRLHLIKEYSIGIIALNKTDIRIAFSCIEKSDIEYVFETIAKAIHDLK